In Bacillus sp. KH172YL63, one genomic interval encodes:
- a CDS encoding COX15/CtaA family protein — MHKGVHKGLKWLAVLTALGMLFVLLGGALVTKTESGMGCGRSWPLCNGQLIPSDITFELVIELAHRVVSGGVGLLVTALSIWSWKAIGYKRETKLLAALSFFFLVLQALIGAAAVLWGQSDFVLALHFGISLISFASILLLTLLIFEVDQKFDAHSLRIDKRLRFHTVGVTIYSYLVVYTGALVRHTESSLVCKDWPLCVNSSPGLPTNLYEWIQMGHRTAAALIFIWIGYITFIAVKEHKHQKVIYWGWIIAFTLVCLQVISGALIVFTRLNLAIALIHALIIACLFGLLCYLNLLVSRSRQGQS, encoded by the coding sequence TTGCATAAAGGTGTTCACAAAGGATTGAAGTGGCTTGCGGTTCTCACTGCACTTGGCATGTTGTTTGTTCTGTTGGGTGGAGCCCTTGTGACGAAGACTGAATCCGGCATGGGCTGTGGAAGATCCTGGCCACTTTGTAACGGGCAATTGATTCCAAGTGATATAACGTTTGAACTGGTGATAGAATTGGCGCACCGTGTCGTATCCGGCGGCGTTGGATTACTCGTCACAGCATTATCAATATGGTCATGGAAAGCGATCGGATATAAGCGGGAGACGAAGCTTCTTGCAGCTCTATCATTCTTTTTCCTCGTATTGCAGGCGCTGATCGGTGCGGCCGCTGTGCTCTGGGGACAGTCGGATTTTGTGCTGGCACTGCATTTCGGCATCTCCTTGATATCTTTTGCTTCTATATTATTATTGACACTTCTCATATTTGAAGTAGATCAAAAATTCGATGCCCATTCACTGCGTATCGATAAGCGATTAAGATTCCATACGGTAGGTGTGACCATCTACAGTTACCTGGTCGTTTATACCGGTGCCCTTGTCAGACATACCGAATCCAGCCTTGTCTGTAAAGACTGGCCGTTATGTGTCAACTCGTCGCCAGGACTTCCGACAAACCTCTACGAATGGATTCAGATGGGACACAGGACGGCTGCTGCATTAATATTCATTTGGATTGGCTATATCACGTTCATCGCCGTTAAAGAACACAAACATCAAAAAGTCATTTACTGGGGATGGATCATCGCCTTTACGCTTGTGTGTCTGCAAGTGATTTCAGGCGCACTCATTGTCTTCACCCGTCTGAATCTGGCAATAGCCCTGATTCACGCATTGATCATTGCATGTCTGTTCGGCTTACTTTGCTACTTGAATCTTCTTGTTTCAAGAAGCAGACAGGGACAATCATAA
- the cyoE gene encoding heme o synthase, giving the protein MSNSRIMTDIEKADVTASTAWQDFLALIKIGIVNSNLITTFTGMWLAFYFTNTHFLNSLDIMFLTLVGSSLIIGGSCTINNVYDRDIDHLMERTKERPTVTGKINGPKALTLGLIMIAVGLLMLFMTTVTAGVIGLIGVISYVVLYTMWSKRKYVSNTIVGSISGAVPPLIGWAAVDANLDPLAWMLFLMMFIWQPPHFYALAMKRVEEYRAANIPMLPVVKGFKTTKHHIVAWVAALLPLPFFMMDLGMFFFILATAFNIGWLVLGLAGYKMKDDIKWSKLMFVYSLNYLTILFVAMVIVTVL; this is encoded by the coding sequence ATGTCTAATAGTCGAATCATGACAGACATTGAAAAAGCAGATGTTACAGCATCAACTGCTTGGCAAGATTTTTTGGCACTCATCAAAATTGGTATCGTTAACTCAAATTTAATTACTACCTTCACAGGTATGTGGTTAGCTTTTTATTTTACGAATACACACTTTCTAAATTCCCTGGACATCATGTTCCTTACATTGGTTGGGTCCTCCCTGATCATTGGGGGCTCCTGTACCATTAATAATGTGTATGACCGTGACATCGATCACCTGATGGAACGGACAAAGGAACGCCCTACCGTAACCGGGAAGATCAATGGACCGAAAGCACTGACGCTCGGGCTGATCATGATTGCAGTCGGACTGCTGATGCTCTTCATGACAACAGTCACGGCCGGTGTCATCGGGCTGATCGGGGTAATTAGTTACGTGGTATTATATACAATGTGGTCAAAGAGGAAATATGTAAGCAACACGATCGTCGGAAGTATCTCTGGTGCGGTCCCGCCGTTAATCGGTTGGGCGGCAGTGGATGCCAACCTCGATCCCCTTGCCTGGATGCTGTTTCTGATGATGTTCATCTGGCAGCCCCCTCACTTCTATGCACTCGCAATGAAAAGGGTGGAAGAGTACAGAGCAGCGAACATCCCGATGCTCCCTGTCGTCAAAGGATTCAAGACAACGAAGCATCACATCGTCGCATGGGTTGCGGCACTACTGCCATTACCTTTTTTCATGATGGATCTTGGCATGTTCTTCTTTATTCTTGCAACAGCCTTCAACATCGGCTGGCTCGTACTTGGATTGGCAGGCTACAAGATGAAGGACGATATTAAGTGGTCAAAGCTGATGTTCGTCTATTCGTTAAATTATTTAACTATCTTGTTCGTAGCAATGGTCATCGTTACGGTACTATAA
- the coxB gene encoding cytochrome c oxidase subunit II, producing MKARLSKWRLFSIVAMLALVLSGCGEPFLSTLQPAGEVAQTQYDLMILATSIMVLVIIVVMVVYMVTIVRFRRKKGDTSIPKQVEGSHTLEIVWTVIPIILLLILAVPTVTATFQLADTKAMDKKDADGKRDALVVNVRANLYWWEFEYPDEKIITSQDLVVPTDQKVYFNVTASDVKHSFWIPAAGGKIDTNVDGVNQFFLEFDDAKSEDAGGIFYGKCAELCGPSHALMDFKVKALPKEEFTAWVEDMKNAGEPKPTSDLAQQGQEIFNQKCLACHAVSPQDGRPETARNAPNLANFGERTRVAGILDHNKEELKNWIADPEQYKPGNKMTGTYGNLQEDEIDALAEYLMGLKVQE from the coding sequence ATGAAAGCAAGGCTATCTAAGTGGCGCTTATTCTCAATCGTAGCGATGTTGGCGCTAGTTCTATCTGGCTGTGGAGAGCCATTTCTCTCCACACTTCAGCCAGCTGGTGAAGTAGCACAGACACAATACGATCTGATGATACTAGCTACATCAATTATGGTATTGGTTATCATTGTAGTCATGGTCGTCTATATGGTTACGATTGTTCGTTTCCGTAGAAAGAAAGGGGATACAAGTATCCCGAAACAAGTAGAAGGAAGTCACACACTTGAAATTGTGTGGACTGTCATTCCAATCATCCTTCTTCTCATCCTGGCGGTTCCGACCGTTACTGCTACATTCCAGTTAGCAGATACGAAGGCAATGGATAAAAAAGATGCAGACGGTAAACGTGATGCACTGGTAGTGAATGTTCGTGCCAACCTTTACTGGTGGGAATTCGAATATCCTGATGAGAAAATCATCACTTCCCAGGATCTGGTTGTACCAACCGATCAAAAAGTTTACTTCAACGTCACTGCTTCTGATGTGAAACACTCATTCTGGATTCCTGCTGCAGGAGGAAAGATTGATACGAACGTTGATGGTGTAAACCAATTCTTCCTTGAGTTCGATGATGCAAAATCTGAAGATGCAGGCGGAATATTCTATGGTAAATGTGCCGAGCTTTGCGGTCCTTCACATGCTTTAATGGACTTTAAAGTTAAAGCGCTTCCGAAAGAAGAGTTTACAGCATGGGTTGAAGATATGAAAAATGCAGGGGAACCTAAACCGACTTCTGATTTAGCTCAACAAGGACAAGAAATTTTCAATCAAAAGTGTCTCGCTTGCCATGCAGTATCTCCTCAAGACGGTCGTCCTGAAACGGCTCGTAATGCACCAAACTTGGCCAACTTCGGCGAACGTACTCGTGTCGCTGGAATTCTTGACCATAATAAGGAAGAACTGAAAAATTGGATTGCCGACCCTGAGCAATATAAGCCAGGCAACAAAATGACAGGTACATATGGTAACCTGCAGGAAGATGAAATTGACGCACTTGCAGAGTATTTAATGGGCTTGAAAGTTCAAGAATAA
- the ctaD gene encoding cytochrome c oxidase subunit I: protein MTTVDHKKIAILYLMAGGFFFLVGGLEALIIRIQLAVPNNDFVSAGLYNELLTMHGTTMIFLAAMPLIFAFMNAIVPLQIGARDVAFPFVNSLGFWLFFLGGVFLNLSWFMGGAPDAGWTSYASLSMASPGHGIDFYVLGLQISGAGTLIGGINFLVTIINMRAPGMTYMRMPLFTWTVFVTSALILFAFPALTVGLFLMLFDRMFGSNFFDVANGGNTIIWEHFFWIFGHPEVYILVLPAFGIFSEIIPHFSRKRLFGYSSMVFATVLIGFLGFMVWAHHMFTVGLGPIANAIFAVATMAIAVPTGIKIFNWLLTMWGGSLRFTTPMLYAVAFIPTFVAGGVTGIMLASAAADYQFHDTYFVVAHFHYVIVGGVVFALLAGTHYYWPKMFGTMLNDFLGKIAFWLFFIGFHLTFFIQHFLGLMGMPRRVWTFLPGQGFETANLVSSIGAGFMGVAVIVLVTNVIVTQVKGVKVANDPWGDGRTIEWAIPSPPPFYNFTQTPLIRGLDAYWLEKMEGNKGLTPAEPVGDIHMPNNSILPFFISLGLFIAAFGAMYHLDDKAWALPVLIIGMLITLGSMFLRSVVDDHGYHVHKEDLMDDDKGGKA from the coding sequence ATGACAACAGTAGACCATAAGAAGATCGCCATCCTTTACCTTATGGCAGGAGGATTCTTCTTCCTTGTCGGTGGTTTAGAAGCTCTTATCATTCGTATACAACTTGCAGTACCTAACAATGATTTTGTTAGTGCAGGTTTATACAACGAATTATTAACAATGCACGGTACGACGATGATATTCTTGGCAGCTATGCCATTGATATTCGCGTTTATGAATGCGATTGTACCATTACAAATCGGTGCCCGTGACGTTGCGTTTCCTTTCGTAAACTCACTAGGTTTTTGGTTATTCTTCTTAGGTGGAGTATTCCTTAACCTTTCATGGTTTATGGGTGGAGCGCCGGATGCAGGATGGACGTCTTATGCGTCACTTTCCATGGCATCACCGGGACATGGTATCGACTTTTATGTACTAGGATTGCAGATTTCCGGTGCAGGAACATTGATTGGTGGTATCAACTTCCTTGTTACCATCATTAATATGCGTGCCCCTGGCATGACATATATGCGTATGCCATTGTTCACATGGACAGTATTTGTAACATCTGCACTTATTTTATTCGCGTTTCCAGCCTTGACGGTTGGATTGTTCTTAATGTTATTCGACCGTATGTTTGGATCGAATTTCTTTGATGTAGCAAATGGTGGTAATACGATTATCTGGGAACATTTCTTCTGGATTTTCGGTCACCCTGAGGTTTACATCTTAGTATTACCGGCGTTTGGGATTTTCTCTGAAATCATCCCGCATTTCTCAAGAAAACGTTTATTTGGTTACTCTTCAATGGTGTTTGCAACCGTGTTGATCGGTTTCTTAGGCTTCATGGTATGGGCCCACCACATGTTCACAGTAGGATTAGGACCGATTGCGAATGCAATCTTTGCAGTTGCTACGATGGCCATTGCAGTACCGACAGGAATCAAGATCTTCAACTGGCTTCTCACGATGTGGGGAGGAAGCTTGAGATTCACGACGCCAATGCTTTATGCGGTTGCGTTCATCCCTACATTCGTAGCGGGTGGGGTAACTGGAATCATGCTTGCTTCTGCAGCGGCAGATTATCAGTTCCATGATACGTATTTCGTAGTAGCCCATTTCCACTATGTTATTGTTGGTGGTGTAGTATTTGCATTATTGGCAGGTACTCACTATTACTGGCCTAAAATGTTTGGAACAATGTTAAATGACTTCTTAGGAAAAATCGCATTCTGGTTATTCTTTATCGGGTTCCATTTAACATTCTTTATTCAACATTTCCTAGGATTAATGGGGATGCCTCGCCGTGTTTGGACATTCTTGCCTGGTCAAGGATTTGAAACAGCGAACTTGGTAAGTTCCATCGGTGCAGGTTTCATGGGTGTTGCTGTCATCGTTCTGGTAACGAATGTCATCGTTACGCAAGTGAAGGGTGTGAAAGTAGCAAATGACCCTTGGGGTGACGGACGTACAATTGAATGGGCGATCCCATCACCACCTCCATTCTATAACTTCACGCAAACGCCGCTTATCCGTGGTTTGGATGCTTATTGGTTAGAGAAGATGGAAGGTAACAAAGGATTGACGCCTGCTGAACCAGTAGGGGACATTCATATGCCGAATAATTCAATCCTGCCATTCTTCATTTCACTCGGTTTGTTCATTGCAGCATTCGGTGCAATGTACCACTTGGATGATAAAGCATGGGCATTGCCGGTATTGATTATCGGTATGCTGATCACACTTGGGTCTATGTTCCTTCGCTCTGTTGTTGATGATCATGGATATCATGTGCACAAAGAAGATTTAATGGATGATGATAAAGGGGGTAAGGCATAA
- a CDS encoding cytochrome (ubi)quinol oxidase subunit III, with protein sequence MHAEEKFTPKTWPASPEKATLEGKNKFMGFWFFLGGETVLFGSLFATYLALKNKVPSDSHALTTDIFDLPLAFIATMLLLTSSLTSVYAMYHMKNYNFQRMQAWLLITVLLGAGFLALEIYEFNHYVHEYGHTFTSSAFGSAFYTLVGFHGAHVAFGLLWIVSLMLRNAKRGLNLYNAPKFYLASLYWHFIDVVWVFIFTVVYLMGMVG encoded by the coding sequence ATGCACGCTGAAGAAAAATTCACGCCAAAGACCTGGCCGGCCTCCCCTGAAAAGGCTACCCTTGAGGGGAAAAATAAATTCATGGGATTCTGGTTTTTCCTTGGTGGAGAAACAGTCCTTTTCGGTTCCCTATTTGCAACATATTTAGCGCTTAAAAATAAAGTTCCTAGCGACAGTCATGCACTTACTACTGACATCTTTGATCTGCCGCTTGCGTTTATTGCAACAATGCTTCTTTTGACAAGCTCCTTAACAAGCGTATACGCCATGTATCATATGAAAAACTATAATTTTCAACGGATGCAGGCATGGTTATTGATTACAGTATTGCTTGGAGCAGGGTTCCTTGCTTTGGAGATCTATGAGTTTAATCATTATGTGCATGAATATGGGCATACATTCACTAGTAGTGCATTTGGTTCAGCCTTTTACACATTGGTAGGATTTCACGGTGCCCACGTAGCATTCGGTTTACTTTGGATTGTCAGCCTGATGCTTCGTAATGCGAAACGGGGATTGAATCTATACAACGCGCCAAAGTTCTACTTGGCTTCACTCTACTGGCACTTTATCGACGTTGTATGGGTATTTATCTTTACAGTAGTATACTTAATGGGAATGGTGGGATAA
- the ctaF gene encoding cytochrome c oxidase subunit IVB, with amino-acid sequence MANQQSNSGNPSVDYEYRRKKNAEDMRMQLTSFMLMIFLTLVAFIAVAGDFDKYFIVPFILLLAVVQLIFQLYYFMHMSHKGHEAPALFLYSGALVAFITVLTFLTIVWI; translated from the coding sequence ATGGCGAATCAACAATCAAATTCAGGTAACCCAAGTGTAGATTATGAATACCGCCGTAAAAAAAATGCAGAAGACATGAGAATGCAGTTAACTTCTTTCATGTTAATGATTTTCTTAACATTAGTGGCATTTATTGCTGTAGCCGGTGATTTTGATAAGTACTTTATTGTACCGTTCATCCTTTTACTGGCAGTCGTTCAACTCATTTTCCAACTTTATTACTTCATGCATATGAGTCATAAAGGTCATGAAGCTCCTGCGTTATTCCTGTATTCAGGTGCACTTGTTGCATTTATTACAGTGTTAACATTTTTAACAATTGTTTGGATCTAA
- the ctaG gene encoding cytochrome c oxidase assembly factor CtaG, which produces MPLGIFGFMALWSPFFLMALVFVTVLYFLITIKWRDGFKESEKLTVKQASFFLSSMILLYAIKGSPVEVLSGILFSAHMTQMAFLYLVFTPLLILGIPTWLWKAMITLPVVKPMFTFMTKPLISLLSFNIVFSVYHIPLVFDNVRTDVTLHGLTTIILFLLAVFMWWPLINPVDDDIELSGLKRIGYILGSAVLLTPACGLIIFAENPIYATYYDPNEWLKALSLCVPVSTLEGLTLTGPELFTSMSTLNDQQLGGVLMKIVQEIVFGVVLFHLFFQWYRKDQEQQEKLSYDPVVDSTIPEQ; this is translated from the coding sequence ATGCCTTTGGGTATTTTCGGATTTATGGCGTTATGGAGCCCGTTTTTTCTTATGGCGCTGGTATTTGTAACTGTATTGTATTTTTTGATTACGATCAAGTGGAGAGATGGTTTCAAGGAGAGTGAAAAGCTGACTGTAAAACAGGCTTCTTTTTTTCTTTCTTCAATGATTCTGTTGTACGCGATCAAAGGGTCTCCAGTTGAAGTCCTTAGCGGGATTTTGTTTTCCGCGCATATGACACAGATGGCCTTTTTGTATCTCGTTTTTACCCCGTTATTGATACTAGGTATTCCAACATGGTTATGGAAAGCAATGATTACATTACCCGTGGTGAAGCCGATGTTTACTTTTATGACAAAGCCACTTATTTCTTTGTTGTCATTCAATATTGTCTTCTCTGTCTACCACATTCCATTGGTCTTCGATAATGTACGTACAGACGTGACTCTACACGGATTGACCACAATCATTCTGTTTCTTCTTGCGGTATTCATGTGGTGGCCGCTGATTAACCCGGTGGATGATGATATTGAGTTAAGCGGTTTAAAGCGAATTGGCTATATTCTGGGCAGCGCAGTTTTGTTAACACCTGCCTGCGGATTAATCATATTTGCTGAAAATCCAATTTATGCAACATATTATGATCCAAATGAATGGCTTAAAGCCCTGTCTCTTTGCGTACCCGTAAGTACACTCGAAGGACTTACACTGACAGGACCAGAATTGTTCACGTCTATGTCCACTCTGAATGATCAGCAGCTCGGCGGTGTGCTGATGAAGATTGTACAGGAAATTGTTTTCGGCGTCGTTCTCTTTCATTTGTTCTTCCAGTGGTATCGAAAAGATCAGGAACAACAGGAGAAGCTTTCTTACGACCCGGTGGTGGATTCAACAATACCTGAACAATAA
- a CDS encoding DUF420 domain-containing protein — protein MDLPILPTISTSFIVLSAVTVAIGWWQIKQRKIEQHQKTMTLAGIFALIFFLIYASRTIFVGNTSFGGPDSIKIYYTIFLVFHITLATVGAVFGLMSLWTGYKDKLKRHRKLGPITSIIWFFTAITGVAVYLLLYVFYKGGETTSVIRAILGY, from the coding sequence ATGGATTTACCAATTTTACCTACGATAAGCACAAGCTTTATCGTCTTGAGTGCTGTAACAGTGGCAATTGGCTGGTGGCAGATTAAGCAACGAAAGATCGAACAGCATCAAAAGACCATGACACTTGCCGGGATATTTGCACTTATTTTCTTTCTCATTTATGCAAGCAGAACGATCTTTGTAGGAAACACTTCCTTTGGGGGACCAGATTCTATTAAAATCTACTATACGATCTTTTTAGTGTTCCATATCACTTTGGCGACGGTAGGTGCCGTTTTCGGCCTGATGAGTCTGTGGACAGGATATAAAGATAAATTAAAGAGGCACCGTAAGCTAGGTCCGATCACAAGCATCATCTGGTTCTTTACTGCCATAACCGGTGTTGCCGTCTACCTTCTTCTATATGTCTTCTACAAAGGTGGAGAAACCACGTCTGTGATTAGGGCGATTCTCGGTTACTAA
- the ytvI gene encoding sporulation integral membrane protein YtvI codes for MSKFFTRKVFMIILIITMISIISFFVLPVSVTLIMAILTALLLDPAVGFIQRRFSTNRRIAVLTVFIMFLLLISVSAFFVTTKVVGEGIKLIEDAPKYVNQLSDIWLEYEDRMFDATEDLPDELVESFSEDVQSFLNSAKTKILDSFNIEKISVFLSYIPNYLVSFVVYLIALFLFMLDLPRIKKSIYGHLTERTAEKVTFMTSRLTYVIFGFFKAQFLVSIIIFFVSLIGLLFIAPEVAVVMSIIIWVIDFIPLIGSIVVLGPWALFHLLTGNIALGTQLAVLAAVLLIIRRTVEPKVMGTHIGLSPLATLIAMYLGLKLFGVLGFIIGPLILIVFNSAREAGIIKTNFKI; via the coding sequence TTGTCCAAGTTTTTCACAAGAAAGGTATTTATGATCATCCTGATCATCACCATGATCTCAATCATCTCGTTTTTCGTTTTACCGGTGTCCGTCACACTCATCATGGCGATTCTTACCGCCCTTTTACTGGACCCGGCCGTCGGTTTCATCCAAAGGCGATTTTCTACAAACCGGCGAATAGCGGTCCTCACTGTATTCATCATGTTTTTACTTCTGATAAGCGTTTCTGCTTTCTTTGTCACGACCAAAGTCGTCGGTGAAGGAATAAAGCTGATAGAAGATGCTCCGAAGTATGTGAATCAACTCAGTGATATTTGGCTTGAATATGAAGACAGAATGTTCGATGCAACCGAGGATCTGCCAGATGAACTGGTGGAAAGCTTCAGTGAAGACGTTCAAAGCTTTTTAAACAGCGCTAAAACCAAAATTCTAGACTCATTCAATATTGAAAAAATAAGCGTGTTTTTATCATATATTCCAAATTATCTCGTCAGTTTTGTCGTATATCTGATTGCTTTGTTTCTATTTATGCTCGATCTGCCAAGGATCAAGAAATCGATTTACGGGCATCTGACAGAACGTACGGCAGAAAAAGTAACCTTCATGACGTCAAGGCTCACGTACGTCATTTTCGGTTTTTTCAAAGCGCAATTCCTGGTGAGCATCATCATCTTTTTCGTATCTCTGATCGGCCTTCTCTTTATCGCTCCAGAAGTGGCGGTGGTCATGTCGATCATCATCTGGGTCATCGATTTCATTCCTTTGATCGGATCCATTGTCGTGCTTGGTCCATGGGCTTTATTCCATCTCTTGACCGGTAACATTGCACTGGGGACTCAGCTCGCCGTATTGGCTGCCGTCCTGTTAATCATACGAAGAACCGTCGAGCCGAAAGTAATGGGTACGCATATCGGATTATCTCCACTCGCTACGCTCATTGCCATGTATCTGGGCCTGAAGCTCTTTGGCGTCCTGGGATTCATCATCGGTCCGTTGATTCTCATCGTGTTTAACTCGGCAAGAGAAGCAGGCATCATCAAAACAAATTTTAAAATTTAA
- a CDS encoding YugN family protein, translated as MRFEATEFESLKVDLNRLDDIMESHGLVRAGQWDYERVTYDRKFEIREGIFYLRIQGLAVEGDVGKHDAVIQLMTPLLGKHYYPHGVEYGEGEEFPKHLVTSCEKLLADVKKDATNFAW; from the coding sequence ATGCGTTTTGAAGCAACTGAATTTGAAAGCCTGAAGGTAGATCTAAACCGTTTGGATGATATCATGGAATCTCATGGTCTTGTCCGCGCCGGTCAATGGGATTACGAACGTGTAACATATGATCGCAAATTTGAAATCAGAGAAGGCATTTTCTATTTACGCATCCAGGGTCTTGCAGTCGAAGGGGATGTCGGTAAGCATGACGCCGTGATTCAACTGATGACACCACTTCTAGGTAAGCATTACTACCCGCATGGTGTAGAGTATGGTGAAGGTGAAGAATTCCCTAAACACCTCGTCACTTCATGCGAAAAGCTGCTTGCTGATGTCAAAAAAGATGCAACCAACTTCGCTTGGTAA
- a CDS encoding CBS domain-containing protein, protein MTKIKDIMTKEVETCSLLDNVYEVALKMKEHHVGSIPIVDEDKLVGMMTDRDIVLRCIAEKHPASSKVEDIMSKHVISVSPDMNADEAAHIMAEHQVRRLPVVKGDRLVGMISLGDFAIRESLGKQAYVALENISESYFRNKPF, encoded by the coding sequence ATGACGAAAATCAAGGATATTATGACAAAAGAAGTGGAAACGTGCTCGTTGTTGGATAATGTTTATGAGGTGGCCCTGAAAATGAAGGAACATCATGTCGGATCGATTCCGATTGTCGATGAAGATAAATTGGTCGGTATGATGACTGACCGTGATATCGTCCTCCGGTGTATCGCTGAAAAGCATCCGGCATCATCGAAGGTGGAAGATATCATGAGTAAACATGTTATATCAGTAAGCCCTGACATGAATGCGGATGAAGCTGCCCACATCATGGCTGAGCACCAGGTGAGAAGGCTCCCGGTTGTAAAAGGGGACCGCTTGGTTGGAATGATCTCACTGGGAGACTTTGCAATCAGGGAATCATTGGGCAAGCAAGCCTATGTCGCCCTGGAGAATATTTCAGAATCCTATTTTCGGAATAAACCATTTTAA
- a CDS encoding CAP domain-containing protein yields the protein MIIGIYQDQKQENEPLKGPETQTLKENDENQLNQPIEAPGEKPTTGLATWIGKGTNMVIESFGEPARIEPSSYEYEWWIYPISAKQYIQMGVRHNKVVTLYAIGNQVDVNPYKLGQRLEDIYRFTIVDSEIVVNDETGSYQFELNEEDLNTRLLVPLGNIFAQLYLDKFTGKLTSIRFLDGETLIEMHPYEMMYRGELAEALEPSDEQWEKVNGASEQQIFDITNVIRTQFEENVLKWDEETAQVARGHSEEMYEEDYFSHESPNFGDLTQRLERGGIEFKAAGENIASQYSDAPEAVHGWLNSEGHRKILLEQDFTHLGVGVYKGLYTQNFLVKSEEAE from the coding sequence TTGATTATAGGTATTTATCAAGATCAAAAGCAGGAAAATGAACCGCTTAAAGGACCAGAAACCCAAACTCTAAAGGAAAATGACGAAAATCAGTTAAATCAGCCGATAGAAGCTCCTGGTGAAAAGCCGACAACCGGTTTGGCTACATGGATCGGGAAAGGCACCAATATGGTAATAGAATCTTTTGGCGAGCCAGCAAGGATAGAGCCAAGCTCCTACGAATATGAATGGTGGATTTATCCCATTTCAGCTAAACAATACATACAAATGGGCGTCAGGCACAATAAAGTCGTGACCCTGTATGCGATCGGGAATCAGGTGGATGTAAATCCTTACAAGCTTGGCCAAAGGCTTGAAGATATCTATCGTTTTACGATCGTGGATTCTGAAATAGTAGTGAACGATGAAACAGGTTCTTATCAATTTGAATTAAATGAAGAAGATTTGAACACACGCCTTCTTGTCCCTTTGGGGAATATATTTGCCCAGCTCTACTTGGATAAATTCACAGGGAAGCTGACGAGCATTCGTTTTCTTGATGGTGAGACCCTCATAGAGATGCACCCATATGAAATGATGTACCGCGGGGAATTGGCTGAGGCGCTTGAACCGAGTGATGAGCAGTGGGAAAAGGTGAATGGGGCAAGTGAGCAGCAGATATTCGATATCACGAACGTTATTCGGACCCAATTTGAAGAGAATGTCCTTAAGTGGGATGAGGAAACGGCCCAAGTGGCAAGGGGGCACAGTGAAGAAATGTATGAAGAAGATTACTTCTCACATGAGTCTCCGAACTTTGGGGATCTGACTCAGCGACTCGAACGGGGAGGCATTGAATTCAAGGCTGCAGGGGAAAACATTGCATCTCAGTATTCTGATGCACCTGAAGCCGTTCATGGATGGCTGAATTCTGAAGGACACCGGAAGATATTACTTGAGCAGGATTTCACCCATTTGGGGGTCGGCGTGTATAAAGGTTTATACACACAGAATTTCCTGGTGAAAAGCGAAGAAGCAGAATGA
- a CDS encoding PaaI family thioesterase gives MKDYVQNLFEECVTGATEEELLIIGQLLEGIQRKKKEVNGSMIGGIFAMDREVKDGNFEVSIPITPVTYNSLGIVHGGVTATLVDTAMGTLANMMLPEGYGAVTTNLNVHYLAPGVGERLTAHANLVHQGSKTLVVDGKVVSSEGKVVAHSTGSFFIIKKNG, from the coding sequence ATGAAGGATTACGTACAAAATTTGTTCGAGGAATGTGTGACCGGTGCAACGGAAGAAGAACTTTTGATCATCGGACAACTCCTAGAAGGAATACAGCGGAAGAAGAAAGAAGTGAACGGGTCGATGATCGGCGGGATATTTGCCATGGACCGGGAAGTGAAGGACGGGAACTTTGAAGTGAGCATCCCCATCACCCCAGTCACATATAATTCCTTGGGGATTGTACATGGGGGAGTGACGGCAACGCTCGTTGATACGGCAATGGGGACGTTGGCCAACATGATGCTCCCGGAAGGATACGGTGCAGTGACGACCAATTTGAACGTACATTACCTTGCTCCCGGTGTCGGTGAACGCCTGACCGCCCATGCCAACCTCGTCCATCAGGGCAGCAAGACACTTGTCGTCGACGGTAAAGTGGTGAGCTCTGAAGGTAAAGTGGTCGCACATTCCACAGGATCTTTTTTTATCATCAAAAAGAACGGATAA